One window from the genome of Gloeomargarita sp. SRBZ-1_bins_9 encodes:
- the rplI gene encoding 50S ribosomal protein L9, whose translation MAKRVQVVLTTAVPKLGVAGDVVEVAPGYARNYLIPQGKAVAATASVLRQVEQQRERERQRQLREKEEALARKTALEVIGLLTLPMTVGEKDQLFGRVTEQDVAEMIQAGTGQVVDRRDITIPDIRKLGTYEAQVRLHPEVMATVRFKVVPAKGSA comes from the coding sequence ATGGCCAAACGGGTGCAAGTGGTGTTGACAACCGCCGTGCCGAAGTTGGGGGTAGCCGGGGACGTGGTGGAGGTGGCGCCGGGATATGCCCGTAATTATCTAATCCCCCAGGGGAAAGCGGTCGCGGCCACAGCCAGTGTTTTGCGGCAGGTGGAACAGCAGCGGGAACGGGAACGGCAGCGTCAGCTACGGGAAAAAGAAGAGGCCCTGGCCCGTAAAACCGCCCTGGAGGTCATTGGTCTATTGACGTTGCCCATGACGGTGGGGGAAAAGGACCAGTTGTTCGGGCGGGTGACGGAGCAGGATGTGGCGGAGATGATCCAAGCCGGTACCGGTCAGGTGGTGGACCGCCGCGATATTACCATTCCCGATATTCGCAAGCTGGGGACCTACGAAGCCCAGGTGCGCCTCCATCCCGAGGTGATGGCTACGGTGCGGTTCAAGGTGGTACCGGCCAAGGGGTCTGCCTAA
- a CDS encoding TldD/PmbA family protein codes for MMDLDSYCSHVTEALQRYRGQVDFLSIRLEAIESTDIVLRNERIEALGERLAIGGQVRACYRGGWGFVSFDALDTLADQVAYAVSAARMVGTETTQLAPVEPVQARCGPLLSGVDPRTVPLADKKALCEHYRDVLRSVSDQISTTTVRYGDAAHRVILATSEGTWIDQSWVDMEMRFSATATGDGLVQVGRETTGSRRDWRDLQGLEAQVRGAAERAVQALTLPKVKGGVYRVVIDPILTGLFVHEAFGHLSEADMLYENPDMLEVMTLGRRFGPPELQIFDGAALPGHRGSYGYDDEGVPATITQLITDGVLTARLHSRETAGKLGERPTGNARCLNYHHPPLVRMTNTWIGPGNASLTDLLAALGEGIYARNWLGGMTNGEMFTFTAGEAWRVRKGQLAEPVRDVTLTGNVFHTLAQIEGIGNDLVWDESGGCGKGGQNGLPVGCGGPSLLIRDVVIGGD; via the coding sequence ATGATGGACCTGGACAGTTATTGCTCCCATGTAACGGAGGCACTTCAGCGCTACCGGGGACAGGTGGATTTCTTGAGCATCCGCCTAGAGGCCATCGAAAGCACCGACATCGTCCTGCGCAACGAGCGTATCGAAGCCTTGGGGGAACGTTTGGCCATTGGCGGGCAGGTGCGGGCCTGTTATCGGGGAGGCTGGGGGTTTGTCAGCTTTGACGCCCTGGACACCCTGGCGGACCAGGTGGCCTATGCCGTCAGCGCGGCGCGGATGGTCGGCACGGAAACCACTCAACTGGCGCCCGTTGAACCGGTGCAGGCCCGATGCGGTCCCTTGCTTAGCGGTGTGGACCCCCGCACGGTGCCCCTGGCGGACAAAAAGGCCCTGTGTGAACATTACCGGGATGTCCTGCGGTCGGTTTCGGACCAGATCAGCACCACAACCGTGCGCTACGGGGATGCGGCCCACCGGGTGATCCTGGCCACCTCTGAGGGCACCTGGATTGACCAGTCCTGGGTGGATATGGAAATGCGTTTCAGTGCGACGGCGACGGGAGATGGGCTGGTGCAGGTGGGGCGGGAAACCACCGGTTCGCGGCGAGATTGGCGGGATTTGCAGGGGCTGGAGGCCCAGGTGCGGGGGGCGGCGGAACGAGCGGTTCAGGCGTTGACCCTGCCCAAGGTCAAAGGGGGCGTGTACCGGGTGGTGATTGACCCCATCCTGACCGGGTTGTTTGTGCATGAGGCCTTTGGGCACCTGTCGGAGGCGGACATGCTCTACGAAAACCCGGACATGCTGGAGGTGATGACGCTGGGGCGGCGCTTTGGGCCACCGGAGTTACAGATTTTTGACGGGGCGGCGCTGCCGGGGCACCGGGGGAGTTATGGCTATGACGATGAGGGGGTACCGGCCACCATCACCCAACTGATCACGGATGGGGTTTTAACGGCGCGGCTCCACTCCCGGGAAACGGCGGGGAAGTTGGGGGAACGACCCACCGGCAATGCCCGCTGCCTGAACTATCACCATCCCCCCCTGGTGCGCATGACCAACACCTGGATTGGGCCGGGGAACGCTTCTCTGACGGATTTGTTGGCGGCTCTGGGGGAGGGGATTTACGCCCGTAACTGGCTGGGGGGCATGACCAACGGGGAAATGTTCACCTTTACGGCGGGGGAGGCCTGGCGGGTGCGCAAGGGACAGTTAGCCGAACCGGTGCGGGACGTGACCTTGACGGGTAATGTATTCCACACCCTGGCCCAAATCGAGGGGATTGGCAACGACTTGGTCTGGGACGAATCGGGCGGCTGCGGCAAGGGGGGCCAAAACGGGCTGCCGGTCGGGTGCGGGGGACCCAGCTTGCTCATCCGGGATGTGGTCATCGGCGGGGATTAG
- the purM gene encoding phosphoribosylformylglycinamidine cyclo-ligase: MDYRSAGVDLAGARAFIEAIRPAVDRTRIPGVLGGIGGFGGYFQLPAGYREPVLVAGTDGVGTKLQLAQWLNRHDTIGIDLVAMCVNDVLTSNARPLFFLDYIATGKLEAATLTTVVQGIAEGCRQSGCALLGGETAEMPGFYAPGVYDLAGFCVGVVERQDLLDGTQVQVGDVALGLASSGVHSNGYSLVRRILAYLAGDEAHIPDILAQTPPELAGKSLGEVLLTPTVIYAPAVNTLREQGIPIHGMAHITGGGLPENLPRCLGPGQHIDIQWQNWSWPGIFQWIARQGQVTEAAMRETFNLGIGYVVVVPPDQVTSAQTVLAGLGIPTFIIGEVTPKTSSP, translated from the coding sequence ATGGATTACCGCAGCGCTGGCGTGGATTTGGCAGGGGCGCGGGCATTTATCGAGGCCATTCGTCCAGCGGTTGACCGCACCCGTATCCCCGGTGTCTTGGGGGGTATTGGCGGTTTTGGGGGTTATTTTCAACTGCCGGCGGGGTACCGAGAACCGGTGCTGGTGGCGGGGACCGATGGGGTGGGCACCAAACTCCAACTGGCCCAATGGCTGAACCGCCACGACACCATCGGCATTGACCTGGTGGCCATGTGCGTCAACGATGTCCTCACCAGCAACGCCCGTCCCCTGTTTTTCCTGGACTACATCGCCACCGGTAAACTGGAGGCCGCCACCTTAACCACTGTGGTGCAGGGGATAGCCGAGGGTTGTCGGCAAAGCGGCTGTGCGCTCCTGGGAGGAGAAACGGCAGAAATGCCGGGCTTTTATGCCCCGGGAGTTTACGATTTGGCGGGATTTTGCGTCGGGGTGGTGGAACGGCAGGACCTCCTCGACGGCACCCAGGTGCAAGTGGGGGATGTGGCCCTGGGGCTGGCCAGCAGCGGGGTGCACAGCAACGGTTACAGTCTGGTGCGGCGTATTTTGGCCTATCTGGCGGGGGACGAAGCCCACATCCCTGATATCCTGGCCCAAACCCCCCCGGAATTGGCCGGAAAAAGTTTGGGGGAGGTGCTACTTACGCCGACGGTCATCTACGCACCGGCCGTGAATACCCTGCGGGAACAGGGGATTCCCATCCACGGCATGGCCCACATCACCGGCGGTGGCTTGCCGGAAAACCTGCCCCGCTGCTTGGGTCCCGGTCAACATATTGACATTCAGTGGCAGAACTGGTCTTGGCCGGGCATTTTTCAGTGGATCGCGCGGCAGGGCCAGGTGACGGAAGCGGCCATGCGGGAAACCTTCAATTTGGGCATTGGCTATGTGGTGGTGGTGCCGCCGGACCAGGTGACCTCGGCGCAAACCGTGCTGGCAGGCTTAGGGATACCGACTTTTATCATTGGGGAAGTGACACCGAAGACGTCCTCGCCATGA
- a CDS encoding septal ring lytic transglycosylase RlpA family protein, with protein MPNTPKAQVLQMATLTSLVTSVLWSVPALPGRAEVVKVGERTPAIVPTLRVYPHTLNGQPAATVLVRDIPVLTFLGRTSGVVADGGMKMAQAALRADDPLVPATQFIARLHRLTQQRWDARDLQVVVDDRQQLWLQYRNERLLRFDGSVTFDGATPDAVQNALQMTNRLRLRLGNAPPLTAVVNLAGQPSLAQRVLSAAVGSVRAVLQGWASWYGAEFRGQRTASGEPFNPQDLTAAHRTLPFGTRVRVTNLRNGRSVVVRINDRGPHLPGRVIDISAAAAQALGLIQMGTAPVRLEVLGP; from the coding sequence ATGCCCAACACACCTAAAGCTCAGGTTCTGCAAATGGCAACGTTGACCTCCCTGGTAACGAGTGTTCTGTGGAGTGTTCCTGCCTTACCGGGCCGGGCTGAGGTGGTTAAGGTCGGTGAGCGCACCCCTGCGATTGTCCCTACCCTGCGGGTGTATCCCCACACCCTCAACGGTCAACCGGCGGCTACCGTCTTAGTGCGGGACATTCCGGTTTTAACGTTCCTGGGGCGGACCTCGGGGGTGGTGGCCGATGGGGGGATGAAGATGGCCCAGGCTGCCCTGCGCGCCGATGACCCCCTGGTGCCGGCGACCCAATTTATTGCCCGTTTGCACCGCTTGACCCAACAGCGCTGGGATGCCCGGGATTTGCAGGTGGTGGTGGATGATCGCCAGCAGCTCTGGTTGCAGTACCGGAACGAACGCCTGCTGCGCTTCGATGGCTCGGTGACCTTTGACGGGGCAACCCCCGATGCGGTGCAAAATGCCCTACAGATGACCAATCGCCTGCGCCTGCGTTTGGGCAATGCCCCCCCCTTGACGGCGGTGGTGAACCTGGCGGGGCAACCCTCCCTAGCGCAACGGGTCCTATCGGCGGCGGTGGGGTCGGTGCGGGCGGTTTTACAGGGATGGGCCTCCTGGTATGGAGCAGAGTTTCGGGGACAGCGCACGGCCAGCGGTGAACCCTTTAATCCCCAGGACTTGACGGCGGCCCATCGCACGTTGCCTTTTGGTACGCGGGTGCGAGTGACCAACTTGCGCAACGGTCGTTCGGTGGTGGTGCGGATCAACGACCGGGGTCCCCACTTGCCGGGCCGGGTGATTGATATTTCCGCAGCGGCGGCCCAGGCGCTAGGGTTGATCCAGATGGGAACAGCACCGGTGCGTTTGGAGGTATTAGGGCCGTAA
- a CDS encoding bifunctional pantoate--beta-alanine ligase/(d)CMP kinase produces MRLVRTRAGLQTALANRQDVGFVPTMGALHPGHAALIRAARQEHTTTVVSIFVNPLQFGPQEDYQRYPRTLEADVALCASLGVDVVFAPEVAELLGAGEITQVVPPASLTQHLCAPHRPGHFTGVATIVTLLLQLVRPRTLYLGQKDAQQVVILQRVLRDLELGVQVRVVPTVREPDGLAYSSRNAYLNGAARQRAGCIYRALQQAEILFRQGERQAGALLAAVQAVLAQEPALRVQYLELVDAVTLQPVTVVETEAILAVAAFLDGVRLIDNLWLRCRAPILAIDGPAGAGKSTVSRLVAQRLGLTYLDTGALYRAVTWAVLQGGIDPTDRVAVAELVARLHLELRWQPELRVYVNGVDVTDVIRTPEVTQVVSQIAAQPAVRQVLLALQRQYGQRGGIVMEGRDIGTTVFPEAEVKIFLTASVQERAQRRWRELQQQGVTDVEVGTIAEAIAARDAQDSQRAVSPLRQAADAVVIDSDGLTIQEVVDRIVAVWHKTVGL; encoded by the coding sequence GTGCGTCTGGTACGAACCCGAGCGGGCTTGCAAACGGCACTGGCAAACCGGCAGGATGTGGGTTTTGTGCCGACGATGGGGGCGTTGCACCCGGGCCATGCCGCCTTGATCCGGGCAGCCCGCCAGGAACACACCACGACGGTGGTGAGTATTTTTGTCAACCCTTTGCAATTCGGCCCCCAGGAGGATTACCAGCGCTACCCGCGCACCCTAGAGGCGGATGTGGCCCTGTGTGCTTCCCTGGGGGTGGATGTGGTGTTTGCCCCGGAGGTGGCGGAGTTGTTGGGCGCGGGGGAAATAACCCAGGTGGTGCCCCCAGCGAGTCTGACTCAGCATTTGTGTGCGCCCCATCGCCCTGGTCATTTCACGGGGGTGGCCACCATCGTAACCCTGCTGCTGCAACTGGTGCGCCCCCGGACGCTCTACCTGGGGCAAAAGGACGCCCAACAGGTGGTGATCCTGCAGCGGGTGCTCCGGGACTTGGAATTGGGGGTGCAGGTGCGGGTGGTGCCGACGGTCCGGGAGCCGGATGGGCTGGCCTACAGTTCCCGCAATGCCTACCTGAATGGGGCGGCGCGCCAGCGGGCGGGGTGTATTTATCGGGCGCTCCAACAGGCAGAGATACTGTTTCGCCAGGGGGAACGGCAGGCGGGAGCACTCCTAGCCGCAGTCCAGGCGGTATTAGCCCAAGAACCGGCCTTGAGGGTCCAATACCTGGAGTTGGTGGATGCCGTTACCCTCCAGCCGGTGACGGTGGTAGAAACGGAAGCTATCTTGGCGGTGGCGGCCTTTTTAGACGGGGTGCGGCTGATAGATAACCTGTGGCTGCGGTGCCGCGCACCGATCCTGGCGATTGATGGACCGGCCGGGGCGGGTAAATCCACGGTCTCGCGGCTGGTGGCCCAACGGTTGGGGTTAACCTACTTGGATACGGGGGCCTTGTACCGGGCGGTGACCTGGGCTGTCTTGCAAGGGGGGATCGACCCGACCGACCGGGTAGCCGTGGCGGAGCTGGTGGCCCGACTGCACCTGGAATTGCGTTGGCAGCCGGAGTTGCGGGTGTATGTCAACGGGGTGGATGTCACCGACGTGATCCGTACCCCGGAGGTCACCCAGGTGGTGTCGCAGATTGCCGCGCAGCCGGCAGTTCGCCAGGTATTGCTGGCCCTGCAGCGGCAGTACGGGCAGCGGGGGGGGATCGTCATGGAGGGGCGGGACATTGGTACGACGGTGTTTCCCGAAGCCGAGGTGAAGATTTTTCTGACTGCCTCGGTGCAGGAACGGGCCCAGCGGCGCTGGCGGGAGTTGCAACAGCAAGGGGTCACGGATGTAGAAGTAGGGACCATTGCCGAGGCGATAGCGGCCCGGGATGCCCAGGACAGTCAACGGGCGGTTTCCCCCCTGCGGCAGGCGGCGGATGCGGTGGTGATTGATTCCGATGGGCTGACGATTCAAGAGGTGGTGGACCGGATTGTGGCGGTCTGGCACAAAACGGTGGGGCTATAA
- a CDS encoding PIN/TRAM domain-containing protein has product MLDVVIIVSLLVIAGALGFQSVEWLPPETLAPVQNVTGLRWVLSGFAALIVGLPLGLIVQGAYRRLERQLRQWPIEVVLTRAVGLVLGLLVANLLLAPLFVLPIPGGLGWLKPLAAVVTSLALAYVGMSTADTHGPALLRLISPNTVQPMLLAEGTLQPAASKILDSSVIIDGRIEPILATQFLEGQLIVPRFVLAELQGLADSSNDQRRQRGRKGLELLRRLQQTYPQRLVIHSADYPDLGTVDAKLVRLAQELNAMLLTNDYGLNQVATVQGVRVLNLNDLAQALRAMYQPGDTLDLKILKEGKEPSQGVGYLEDGTMVVVEQGRDYIGGQLPVVVTGALQTSAGRMIFARPKASLKT; this is encoded by the coding sequence ATGCTTGATGTAGTGATTATTGTCTCGTTGCTGGTAATTGCCGGGGCGCTGGGCTTTCAAAGTGTGGAATGGTTACCCCCAGAGACCTTGGCGCCGGTGCAGAACGTGACGGGTTTACGGTGGGTGCTGAGTGGGTTTGCCGCCCTGATTGTGGGGCTGCCTTTAGGGCTGATAGTCCAGGGGGCTTACCGCCGTCTGGAACGGCAGTTGCGGCAATGGCCCATTGAGGTGGTGTTGACCCGGGCGGTGGGCTTGGTTTTGGGGTTGCTGGTGGCCAATTTGCTCCTGGCGCCTTTGTTTGTCCTGCCGATTCCGGGGGGATTGGGTTGGCTCAAGCCCCTGGCGGCGGTGGTGACCAGCTTGGCGTTGGCATACGTGGGTATGTCAACGGCGGATACCCACGGCCCGGCCCTGTTGCGCTTGATCAGCCCGAACACGGTGCAACCGATGCTCCTGGCGGAGGGGACGTTGCAACCGGCAGCCAGCAAAATTTTGGACAGTAGTGTCATCATTGACGGGCGCATTGAACCCATCCTGGCTACTCAGTTTCTGGAGGGTCAGCTCATCGTACCCCGTTTTGTCCTGGCGGAGTTGCAGGGCCTAGCTGATAGCAGTAATGACCAGCGGCGCCAACGGGGACGTAAGGGATTGGAGTTGCTCAGGCGCTTGCAGCAGACCTATCCCCAACGCCTGGTGATCCACAGCGCCGATTACCCGGACCTGGGCACGGTGGATGCCAAGTTGGTGCGCTTGGCCCAAGAACTCAACGCTATGCTGCTGACGAACGATTACGGGCTGAACCAGGTGGCGACGGTGCAGGGGGTGCGAGTGTTGAATTTGAATGACCTGGCCCAGGCGCTGCGGGCGATGTACCAGCCGGGCGACACGTTAGATTTGAAGATTCTCAAGGAGGGTAAGGAACCCAGCCAGGGCGTCGGCTATCTGGAGGACGGTACGATGGTAGTCGTCGAACAGGGCCGCGACTACATTGGGGGCCAACTGCCGGTGGTGGTCACGGGGGCGTTGCAAACCAGTGCCGGTCGTATGATTTTTGCCCGTCCCAAGGCCTCCCTGAAGACCTGA
- a CDS encoding DUF3177 family protein, whose amino-acid sequence MPQVWLTTLVWTYYRVAVLFYVLVPLGLLVWAWVQRARAIVTLLGIYWQVSSLLMITVYLMIGALPIGFPVSLLAQILLPVCLWFWVDLNEEIAERPGPLAWAIRVWRWIVTWAASLGALAMLPFLRCGFLSSAALVADGQCRVWLEAPWGYRELFHRNVPTTDLGFWGVLGLVVYGLALAYFLLVRLAKQGRTALSP is encoded by the coding sequence ATGCCCCAGGTGTGGCTGACGACCTTAGTGTGGACCTACTACCGGGTGGCGGTGTTGTTTTACGTGCTGGTGCCGTTGGGACTGTTGGTCTGGGCCTGGGTGCAGCGGGCACGGGCCATCGTCACCCTATTGGGTATTTACTGGCAGGTGTCCAGCTTGCTGATGATCACGGTGTACTTGATGATCGGGGCCTTGCCGATTGGGTTTCCGGTGTCGTTGCTGGCCCAAATCCTATTGCCGGTCTGCCTGTGGTTTTGGGTGGACCTGAACGAGGAAATTGCCGAGCGACCGGGGCCTTTAGCTTGGGCGATCCGGGTCTGGCGCTGGATTGTCACCTGGGCGGCCAGTTTGGGGGCATTGGCGATGCTGCCGTTTTTGCGCTGCGGCTTTTTGTCTTCGGCGGCTCTAGTGGCGGATGGCCAGTGCCGGGTTTGGCTGGAGGCCCCCTGGGGTTACCGGGAACTCTTCCACCGCAACGTACCCACGACCGATTTGGGGTTCTGGGGGGTGCTGGGGTTGGTGGTGTACGGTCTGGCCCTGGCCTATTTCCTGCTGGTGCGCCTGGCTAAACAGGGTCGGACGGCCCTGTCCCCCTAA
- a CDS encoding GNAT family N-acetyltransferase — translation MGGYTLRWVKGVGEVPAAQWNALALPLKTPFLEWEWLNHLESSGSAIPHTGWLPRHLTLWRGEVLIAAAPLYLKGHSYGEFVFDHQWAELAYRLGEPYYPKLVGMIPFTPAVGYRFLVAPGETGVNELFAQAIDQFCRQERISSCHFLFVDPDWGEAMTRLGYHRWLHHHYLWQNRHYRSFDDYLAQFNANQRRNIKRERQTVHKAGIQMQVLTGAAIPEPFFNLMYDLYSHTCNRFLWGSKYLTRAFFRGLARDYRHRVVFSVACSEQGLAEPVGMAFCIVKDQQLYGRYWGAWQEIDCLHFETCYYTPIAWAIEQGIQAFDPGAGGRHKKRRGFWATPNFSLHRFYTPRLGAILPEYIHQTNAYTAQEIQAINENIPLKCDPPVTQIAGLTLSLPHETDEA, via the coding sequence ATGGGCGGTTATACCCTGCGGTGGGTCAAGGGGGTAGGGGAGGTGCCGGCGGCCCAGTGGAATGCCCTGGCGTTGCCCTTGAAGACGCCTTTTTTGGAGTGGGAGTGGCTCAACCACCTGGAAAGTTCCGGCAGCGCTATCCCCCACACCGGCTGGCTCCCCCGGCATTTAACCCTCTGGCGTGGAGAAGTCCTCATCGCCGCTGCCCCCCTCTATCTAAAAGGCCACAGTTACGGCGAGTTTGTGTTTGACCACCAGTGGGCGGAATTGGCCTATCGCCTGGGCGAACCCTATTACCCCAAGTTGGTGGGCATGATTCCTTTTACGCCGGCGGTGGGCTACCGGTTTTTGGTGGCGCCGGGGGAAACGGGGGTGAATGAGTTATTTGCCCAGGCAATTGACCAATTTTGTCGGCAGGAGAGGATTTCCAGTTGCCATTTCCTATTTGTGGACCCGGACTGGGGCGAGGCCATGACCCGCCTGGGATACCACCGCTGGCTACATCACCACTATCTCTGGCAGAACCGGCATTACCGCTCCTTCGACGACTACCTGGCCCAATTCAACGCCAACCAGCGCCGCAACATCAAGCGGGAGCGCCAAACGGTGCACAAAGCCGGTATCCAGATGCAGGTGCTTACGGGCGCCGCCATTCCCGAACCCTTTTTCAACCTGATGTACGACCTGTACAGCCACACCTGCAACCGGTTTTTATGGGGCAGCAAATACCTGACGCGGGCCTTTTTCCGGGGGTTGGCACGGGATTACCGGCACCGGGTGGTGTTCAGCGTGGCCTGTAGCGAGCAGGGGTTAGCTGAACCGGTGGGCATGGCTTTTTGCATCGTCAAGGACCAGCAACTCTATGGCCGCTACTGGGGGGCCTGGCAGGAAATTGACTGTCTGCACTTTGAGACCTGTTACTACACGCCGATTGCCTGGGCCATCGAACAGGGCATTCAGGCCTTTGACCCCGGCGCGGGTGGGCGACATAAGAAACGGCGGGGCTTTTGGGCCACTCCCAACTTCAGCCTGCATCGCTTCTACACCCCACGCCTGGGGGCCATCCTACCCGAGTACATCCACCAGACCAATGCCTACACCGCCCAGGAAATCCAGGCCATCAACGAAAACATCCCCCTGAAGTGCGACCCGCCCGTGACCCAAATCGCCGGCCTGACCCTGTCGCTACCCCACGAAACCGACGAAGCCTAG
- a CDS encoding FKBP-type peptidyl-prolyl cis-trans isomerase, with translation MDHLPAILVSLVVFVLSALVLIGAQVKAALQAPPAAATPELPTETVAAETPAPQRPSTTLDDWVITPSGLRYQELRPGKGASPQRGQTAVVHYVGKLADGQVFDSSYERNQPFRFRVGVGQVIKGWDEGVATMRVGGQRRLEIPPELGYGDQGVAGLIPPNATLYFDVELLAIQP, from the coding sequence ATGGACCATCTCCCGGCTATTCTGGTGAGTCTGGTGGTGTTTGTGCTCAGTGCGCTGGTGCTCATCGGCGCCCAGGTGAAGGCAGCCCTGCAAGCGCCACCGGCGGCGGCCACGCCAGAATTGCCAACCGAGACAGTCGCTGCGGAAACCCCTGCCCCCCAACGCCCCAGCACCACCCTAGACGACTGGGTCATCACGCCATCGGGGCTGCGGTATCAGGAGTTGCGTCCGGGCAAGGGGGCCAGTCCCCAGCGGGGCCAAACGGCAGTGGTGCATTACGTGGGCAAGTTGGCGGATGGGCAGGTGTTTGACAGTTCCTATGAGCGCAACCAACCCTTCCGTTTCCGGGTGGGGGTGGGCCAGGTGATTAAAGGCTGGGATGAAGGGGTGGCGACGATGCGGGTCGGCGGCCAACGACGTTTGGAAATTCCCCCGGAGTTGGGCTATGGGGACCAAGGGGTGGCCGGCCTGATTCCCCCCAACGCCACGCTGTATTTTGATGTGGAGTTGTTGGCGATTCAGCCCTAG
- the ahcY gene encoding adenosylhomocysteinase: MTAMGAWVDCEVKDLGLAPLGRQRIEWAAREMPVLAQIRERFAQEKPLQGIRLVACCHVTTETANLALTLKAGGADALLIASNPLSTQDDVAACLVVHHRIPVFAIKGEDTATYQRHVRRALDHHPQLIIDDGGDVVATLVQERPHQIPEIIGTTEETTTGVIRLRAMLAAGALPFPAVNVNDAETKHFFDNRYGTGQSTLDGILRATNVLIAGKTVVVAGYGWCGKGTAMRARGLGARVVVTEVDPVRALEAAMDGFQVMPMHQAAMIGDIFITVTGNKHVIRREHFELMKPGAMVANAGHFDIEIDLQALAAMSREVVQVRPFVQEYRLQSGKGIVVLGEGRLINLAAAEGHPASVMDMSFANQALACEYLVKHQGQLAPGIYPVPAKLDREIAHLKLKAMGIEIDTLTPVQEEYLRSWTTGT; the protein is encoded by the coding sequence ATGACGGCAATGGGCGCCTGGGTGGATTGCGAGGTCAAGGATTTGGGCTTGGCGCCCCTGGGTCGGCAACGGATCGAGTGGGCGGCGCGGGAAATGCCGGTCCTGGCCCAAATTCGCGAGCGCTTTGCCCAGGAAAAACCCCTGCAGGGGATTCGCCTGGTGGCCTGTTGCCACGTGACGACAGAAACGGCCAATTTGGCCTTGACCCTAAAGGCAGGGGGCGCCGATGCCCTGTTGATCGCCAGTAACCCCCTTTCGACCCAGGATGATGTGGCGGCTTGCTTGGTGGTGCACCACCGGATTCCCGTGTTTGCCATCAAGGGGGAAGACACGGCGACGTATCAACGCCATGTGCGCCGAGCACTGGACCACCATCCCCAGCTGATCATTGACGACGGGGGTGATGTGGTAGCGACACTGGTTCAGGAACGGCCCCACCAGATTCCGGAAATCATTGGCACGACGGAGGAGACCACTACCGGGGTGATTCGCCTGCGGGCGATGCTGGCAGCAGGGGCGCTCCCTTTTCCGGCGGTGAATGTCAACGACGCGGAAACGAAACACTTTTTCGACAACCGCTACGGCACGGGCCAGTCCACCCTGGATGGGATTTTGCGCGCGACTAACGTACTTATTGCCGGCAAGACGGTGGTGGTGGCGGGTTACGGCTGGTGCGGCAAGGGAACGGCCATGCGGGCGCGGGGACTGGGGGCACGGGTGGTGGTGACGGAAGTGGACCCGGTGCGTGCCCTGGAGGCGGCCATGGATGGGTTTCAGGTGATGCCCATGCACCAGGCGGCCATGATCGGGGACATTTTCATCACCGTCACTGGTAACAAACACGTGATCCGGCGGGAGCATTTTGAACTGATGAAACCGGGGGCGATGGTGGCCAATGCCGGCCATTTTGATATTGAAATTGACCTGCAAGCCCTGGCGGCCATGAGCCGGGAAGTGGTCCAGGTGCGCCCCTTTGTCCAAGAATACCGCCTGCAGTCGGGTAAGGGGATTGTGGTGCTGGGGGAGGGACGCTTGATCAATCTGGCGGCTGCAGAAGGCCACCCCGCCAGTGTGATGGACATGAGTTTTGCCAACCAGGCGCTGGCCTGCGAATACCTGGTCAAGCACCAAGGACAACTGGCGCCGGGCATTTACCCTGTGCCGGCTAAACTCGACCGGGAGATTGCCCACCTAAAATTAAAAGCGATGGGGATTGAGATTGATACGCTGACCCCGGTGCAGGAGGAATACCTGCGCAGTTGGACGACGGGCACCTAA